From Oreochromis niloticus isolate F11D_XX linkage group LG14, O_niloticus_UMD_NMBU, whole genome shotgun sequence, one genomic window encodes:
- the LOC100692770 gene encoding PHD finger protein 12 isoform X1 — MWDKMETPTIVYDLDTSGGLMEQIQTLLAPPKSEEVEKRSRKLVRDVRRSGRATNHDTCDSCREGGDLLCCDHCPAAFHLQCCNPPLSEEMLPPGEWMCHRCNVRKKKREQKSEQTNGLPEKSSSKRCASPAVELELNAGPLRLDGLPPGAGAAGPGLRVAQVRLLDRRTSSRPSSRPGTPNSNTSSTPTPSEEQNDGEEEAAEPEDEVQGAELESSTVSAPTPRLLKRPFQLLIAAAMERNPTQFQLPSELTCTTALPGSSKRRKKEELLGKPFRRPQHELDPNGLVPLPVKICFSCNRSCRLAPLIQCDYCPLLFHMDCLDPPLTALPAGKWMCPNHVEHLVLNQRSLSLSSRCQLFDQFQDRMSQHAVKLDFLRRVHRQNAPNRRTTHQRNKKTIKVPDAIKSQYQNPPPMLLPAGVRQLELVCSGIPDHQPTKHFTTEAEQQEWLQDVIALQCSIMRHLSIKQKASSTEWDFEQKANTQSSGPSEDMKTQASLERTSSPDACSKACSTPSDSQGASLSKDSPSGLVLCKCTVTPCQNCRKPNGPLELVQPPRANGPVDCNSASDSCRQAELQNRLKPGKTPSDSASASALVNHIGTEMVKKEPESSVNACAQQNCPTAPTIWPHSGHQNHRSQTEPQEECMSTDEKPSFSITSSSFTDAPSRGSQEHDSVKFGSAPTPDIKAAPALMDSLLPNTLSSITNLSSCMKDGKEEDGGIELDKLDAEMIKLLAYQRIQQLFAPKVPSTQPPPTTSTTPKTSAPHPNSQKKVQARAVFYPLTGKGAAVSMCYRTLHIGSGADMDVCLTNYGHCNYISGKHACIFYDENTKHYELLNYSEHGTTVDNVLYSCDFSEKTSPCPPSGLVAKVQGIIRRSKKREEDEGANSVVGLLPVGGVMSSQRQGGAEPSCSCKASSSSLIGGSGAGWEGTALLHHGSYIKLGCLQFVFSITEFASKQPKEEQATTPAASCTSTNTSSSSVISTTLTTTANTSTSSPPPSTATTSGFSNQDEADSETVPPHQVPVLRSNSVP; from the exons CAACCCACCTCTGAGTGAAGAAATGCTTCCTCCAGGGGAATGGATGTGTCATCGCTGCAATGTTCGGAAGAAG AAAAGAGAACAGAAGTCTGAACAGACCAACGGCCTGCCAGAGAAATCCTCCTCCAAGCGGTGCGCTTCTCCGGCCGTGGAGCTGGAGCTCAACGCTGGCCCGCTGCGGCTTGATGGTCTACCTCCAGGGGCTGGAGCTGCAGGCCCTGGTCTACGAGTGGCCCAGGTACGATTGTTGGACCGCAGAACCAGCAGCAGGCCAAGCAGCCGACCTGGGACTCCAAATTCCAACACTTCATCCACCCCAACCCCCTCAGAGGAGCAGAACGATGGAGAGGAGGAGGCAGCAGAGCCTGAGGATGAAGTTCAGGGTGCAGAGCTCGAGAGTTCTACAGTTTCTGCTCCGACACCGCGACTCCTCAAGAGGCCCTTTCAGCTCCTAATAGCGGCTGCTATGGAGAGAAACCCCACTCAATTTCAGCTGCCGAGTGAGCTCACCTGCACCACTGCACTACCAG GCAGCAGTAAAcggaggaaaaaagaagagcTGCTTGGAAAGCCATTCAGGAGGCCTCAGCATGAACTGGATCCCAATGGTCTAGTCCCTTTGCCAGtcaaaatctgcttttcatgcAACAG GAGTTGCAGGTTGGCTCCGCTGATCCAGTGCGATTACTGTCCCCTCCTGTTCCACATGGACTGTCTGGACCCTCCACTCACAGCTTTACCTGCCGGCAAATGGATGTGTCCAAACCATGTCGAGCACTTAGTA CTGAATCAGAGGAGCCTCAGCCTGTCCAGCCGCTGTCAGCTCTTCGATCAGTTCCAGGACAGGATGTCCCAGCACGCAGTTAAGTTGGACTTCCTGCGTAGAGTACATCGGCAGAATGCTCCAAACCGGCGCACCACTCACCAGCGCAACAAGAAAACCATCAAG GTGCCAGATGCCATCAAGTCCCAGTACCAGAATCCTCCGCCCATGCTGCTTCCTGCAGGGGTGCGCCAGCTGGAGCTGGTCTGCAGTGGCATTCCTGACCATCAGCCCACAAAGCATTTCACCACAGAGGCTGAGCAGCAGGAG TGGCTTCAGGATGTCATCGCTCTCCAGTGCAGTATCATGCGACACCTATCCATCAAACAGAAGGCCTCATCAACAGAGTGGGACTTTGAACAGAAAGCAAATACACAATCAAGTGGACCATCAGAGGACATGAAAACTCAGGCCTCATTAGAAAGGACTTCTTCCCCTGATGCCTGCTCTAAAGCTTGCAGTACACCCAGTGACTCCCAGGGGGCCTCTCTTTCCAAGGACAGCCCATCAGGGCTAGTTCTTTGCAAATGCACCGTGACACCATGTCAGAACTGTAGGAAACCTAATGGACCTCTGGAATTGGTTCAGCCTCCCAGAGCCAATGGACCTGTAGACTGTAACAGTGCCTCAGATTCCTGCAGGCAGGCTGAGCTACAGAACAGACTGAAGCCTGGGAAAACGCCATCAGACTCAGCTTCTGCCTCTGCACTGGTGAACCACATAGGAACAGAAATGGTTAAGAAGGAACCCGAGAGCTCTGTAAATGCATGTGCTCAACAGAACTGCCCCACTGCCCCCACGATATGGCCCCACAGTGGCCATCAGAACCACAGGAGCCAGACAGAGCCCCAGGAGGAGTGTATGAGCACCGATGAAAAGCCCTCCTTCTCAATCACCAGCAGTTCCTTCACAGATGCACCATCTAGAGGCAGCCAGGAGCACGACTCAGTGAAGTTTGGTTCAGCACCTACTCCAG ACATAAAGGCTGCTCCTGCACTGATGGACTCACTGCTGCCCAACACACTGTCCTCCATCACCAACCTGTCCAGCTGCATGAAGGATGGAAAAGAGGAGGATGGGG ggatCGAGCTTGACAAACTGGATGCAGAGATGATCAAGCTCTTGGCCTATCAGAGGATCCAGCAGCTCTTTGCTCCCAAAGTGCCCAGTACTCAACCTCCCCCCACCACCAGCACTACCCCAAAAACCTCAGCACCCCACCCAAACA GTCAGAAAAAGGTGCAAGCCCGAGCGGTCTTTTACCCTCTGACAGGAAAAGGAGCAGCTGTCAGCATGTGCTATAGGACGTTACACATAGGATCAG GTGCTGACATGGATGTGTGCCTTACAAACTACGGTCACTGCAACTACATATCGGGGAAACATGCCTGTATTTTCTATGATGAG AATACAAAGCATTATGAGCTTCTGAACTATAGCGAGCATGGCACCACAGTGGATAATGTCCTGTACTCATGCGATTTCTCTGAGAAGACCTCACCATGTCCACCCAGTGGCCTGGTAGCCAAAGTCCAAGGAATCATTC GTCGCAGTAAGAAACGGGAAGAGGACGAGGGAGCCAACTCCGTGGTGGGGTTGTTGCCAGTAGGTGGAGTGATGAGTAGCCAACGTCAGGGTGGTGCTGAGCCGTCTTGTAGCTGCAAAGCGAGTAGCTCCAGTCTAATTGGAGGCAGCGGGGCAGGCTGGGAGGGCACGGCCCTGCTCCACCATGGCAGCTACATCAAACTGGGCTGCCTCCAATTTGTCTTTAGCATCACTGAGTTTGCCAGTAAGCAGCCCAAAGAGGAGCAGGCCACTACACCTGCTGCCAGTTGCACAAGCAccaacaccagcagcagcagtgtcaTCAGCACCACCCTCACCACCACCGCTAACACCTCCACATCATCACCACCCCCCAGCACTGCCACAACGAGCGGCTTTTCCAACCAGGATGAGGCTGACTCTGAGACTGTACCTCCCCACCAAGTGCCCGTACTGCGTTCTAACTCTGTTCCATAA
- the LOC100692770 gene encoding PHD finger protein 12 isoform X2, producing the protein MWDKMETPTIVYDLDTSGGLMEQIQTLLAPPKSEEVEKRSRKLVRDVRRSGRATNHDTCDSCREGGDLLCCDHCPAAFHLQCCNPPLSEEMLPPGEWMCHRCNVRKKKREQKSEQTNGLPEKSSSKRCASPAVELELNAGPLRLDGLPPGAGAAGPGLRVAQVRLLDRRTSSRPSSRPGTPNSNTSSTPTPSEEQNDGEEEAAEPEDEVQGAELESSTVSAPTPRLLKRPFQLLIAAAMERNPTQFQLPSELTCTTALPGSSKRRKKEELLGKPFRRPQHELDPNGLVPLPVKICFSCNRSCRLAPLIQCDYCPLLFHMDCLDPPLTALPAGKWMCPNHVEHLVLNQRSLSLSSRCQLFDQFQDRMSQHAVKLDFLRRVHRQNAPNRRTTHQRNKKTIKVPDAIKSQYQNPPPMLLPAGVRQLELVCSGIPDHQPTKHFTTEAEQQEWLQDVIALQCSIMRHLSIKQKASSTEWDFEQKANTQSSGPSEDMKTQASLERTSSPDACSKACSTPSDSQGASLSKDSPSGLVLCKCTVTPCQNCRKPNGPLELVQPPRANGPVDCNSASDSCRQAELQNRLKPGKTPSDSASASALVNHIGTEMVKKEPESSVNACAQQNCPTAPTIWPHSGHQNHRSQTEPQEECMSTDEKPSFSITSSSFTDAPSRGSQEHDSVKFGSAPTPDIKAAPALMDSLLPNTLSSITNLSSCMKDGKEEDGGIELDKLDAEMIKLLAYQRIQQLFAPKVPSTQPPPTTSTTPKTSAPHPNSQKKVQARAVFYPLTGKGAAVSMCYRTLHIGSGADMDVCLTNYGHCNYISGKHACIFYDEVAVRNGKRTREPTPWWGCCQ; encoded by the exons CAACCCACCTCTGAGTGAAGAAATGCTTCCTCCAGGGGAATGGATGTGTCATCGCTGCAATGTTCGGAAGAAG AAAAGAGAACAGAAGTCTGAACAGACCAACGGCCTGCCAGAGAAATCCTCCTCCAAGCGGTGCGCTTCTCCGGCCGTGGAGCTGGAGCTCAACGCTGGCCCGCTGCGGCTTGATGGTCTACCTCCAGGGGCTGGAGCTGCAGGCCCTGGTCTACGAGTGGCCCAGGTACGATTGTTGGACCGCAGAACCAGCAGCAGGCCAAGCAGCCGACCTGGGACTCCAAATTCCAACACTTCATCCACCCCAACCCCCTCAGAGGAGCAGAACGATGGAGAGGAGGAGGCAGCAGAGCCTGAGGATGAAGTTCAGGGTGCAGAGCTCGAGAGTTCTACAGTTTCTGCTCCGACACCGCGACTCCTCAAGAGGCCCTTTCAGCTCCTAATAGCGGCTGCTATGGAGAGAAACCCCACTCAATTTCAGCTGCCGAGTGAGCTCACCTGCACCACTGCACTACCAG GCAGCAGTAAAcggaggaaaaaagaagagcTGCTTGGAAAGCCATTCAGGAGGCCTCAGCATGAACTGGATCCCAATGGTCTAGTCCCTTTGCCAGtcaaaatctgcttttcatgcAACAG GAGTTGCAGGTTGGCTCCGCTGATCCAGTGCGATTACTGTCCCCTCCTGTTCCACATGGACTGTCTGGACCCTCCACTCACAGCTTTACCTGCCGGCAAATGGATGTGTCCAAACCATGTCGAGCACTTAGTA CTGAATCAGAGGAGCCTCAGCCTGTCCAGCCGCTGTCAGCTCTTCGATCAGTTCCAGGACAGGATGTCCCAGCACGCAGTTAAGTTGGACTTCCTGCGTAGAGTACATCGGCAGAATGCTCCAAACCGGCGCACCACTCACCAGCGCAACAAGAAAACCATCAAG GTGCCAGATGCCATCAAGTCCCAGTACCAGAATCCTCCGCCCATGCTGCTTCCTGCAGGGGTGCGCCAGCTGGAGCTGGTCTGCAGTGGCATTCCTGACCATCAGCCCACAAAGCATTTCACCACAGAGGCTGAGCAGCAGGAG TGGCTTCAGGATGTCATCGCTCTCCAGTGCAGTATCATGCGACACCTATCCATCAAACAGAAGGCCTCATCAACAGAGTGGGACTTTGAACAGAAAGCAAATACACAATCAAGTGGACCATCAGAGGACATGAAAACTCAGGCCTCATTAGAAAGGACTTCTTCCCCTGATGCCTGCTCTAAAGCTTGCAGTACACCCAGTGACTCCCAGGGGGCCTCTCTTTCCAAGGACAGCCCATCAGGGCTAGTTCTTTGCAAATGCACCGTGACACCATGTCAGAACTGTAGGAAACCTAATGGACCTCTGGAATTGGTTCAGCCTCCCAGAGCCAATGGACCTGTAGACTGTAACAGTGCCTCAGATTCCTGCAGGCAGGCTGAGCTACAGAACAGACTGAAGCCTGGGAAAACGCCATCAGACTCAGCTTCTGCCTCTGCACTGGTGAACCACATAGGAACAGAAATGGTTAAGAAGGAACCCGAGAGCTCTGTAAATGCATGTGCTCAACAGAACTGCCCCACTGCCCCCACGATATGGCCCCACAGTGGCCATCAGAACCACAGGAGCCAGACAGAGCCCCAGGAGGAGTGTATGAGCACCGATGAAAAGCCCTCCTTCTCAATCACCAGCAGTTCCTTCACAGATGCACCATCTAGAGGCAGCCAGGAGCACGACTCAGTGAAGTTTGGTTCAGCACCTACTCCAG ACATAAAGGCTGCTCCTGCACTGATGGACTCACTGCTGCCCAACACACTGTCCTCCATCACCAACCTGTCCAGCTGCATGAAGGATGGAAAAGAGGAGGATGGGG ggatCGAGCTTGACAAACTGGATGCAGAGATGATCAAGCTCTTGGCCTATCAGAGGATCCAGCAGCTCTTTGCTCCCAAAGTGCCCAGTACTCAACCTCCCCCCACCACCAGCACTACCCCAAAAACCTCAGCACCCCACCCAAACA GTCAGAAAAAGGTGCAAGCCCGAGCGGTCTTTTACCCTCTGACAGGAAAAGGAGCAGCTGTCAGCATGTGCTATAGGACGTTACACATAGGATCAG GTGCTGACATGGATGTGTGCCTTACAAACTACGGTCACTGCAACTACATATCGGGGAAACATGCCTGTATTTTCTATGATGAG GTCGCAGTAAGAAACGGGAAGAGGACGAGGGAGCCAACTCCGTGGTGGGGTTGTTGCCAGTAG